The genome window TTTTGCTTATGCATTCATAGATTTTTTTCAATATTTTAACGAATTTATACGAAATGAAGATTTTGAAACAATTGAAGATGAACTTAATTACTTAGAGGAGGAACTATGATTCTTCGTAGTGTGTTTGATTTTAAAAAAATCCCCTAGCCTATTCTACTCATTAATATTCTGACTATCCTTTCCCATTCATTAAATTGTTCAGGATTAAAAAGAATTAATTCTCCTTTAAAATCTTTAGCGCCATTCTTCTCTCTATCATCAACAAGAAAATCACCCATATTAAGATTCTTATGGTGGGAAAGAATTAATCTTTTGTATAAAACTGAGCTCGGATCTTTACCAAAGTATTTTTGTATCCATTCCAATTTTTCAGACCAAGCACTTGGATTCATCCAAGGCGAAGTTGAAAGCACATAGGTATCGAAATACTTAACCAATTTATGAATTGCTTCAATTGCTCCTGACTTAGGTTCCATAAGGGAAAATATTCCCGGAGCTTCATCAAAGCGTCCTTCATATTCTTTTCGTTTAGCTTCATTCAATTTTTGAATTCCGGTCGGGAAATCGACTATTACATTATCCATATCCAAATAC of Leptospira sp. GIMC2001 contains these proteins:
- a CDS encoding 5' nucleotidase, NT5C type, which codes for MKKILYLDMDNVIVDFPTGIQKLNEAKRKEYEGRFDEAPGIFSLMEPKSGAIEAIHKLVKYFDTYVLSTSPWMNPSAWSEKLEWIQKYFGKDPSSVLYKRLILSHHKNLNMGDFLVDDREKNGAKDFKGELILFNPEQFNEWERIVRILMSRIG